The stretch of DNA TTCCAGTAATTGTCATTGGAAAAGTATCTACAAATTTCCAAAATTTCGGTACTTTATAATGCGCAATTTGATCTTTACAAAACTGTAATAATTCATCTTGAGAAAGTTCTACATTTGCTTTTAATTTTACCCAAGCCATTATTTCTTCACCAAATTTTTCACTTGGAACACCAATAACTTGCACATCTTCAATTAAATCGTGTGTATATAAAAACTCTTCAATTTCTCTTGGCGAAATATTCTCTCCGCCTCTAATGATTACATCTTTTATTCGACCTGCAATGTTAATATAACCTTCTTCGTCCATTACAGCTAAATCGCCACTGTGCATCCAACCTGCATCATCTAAAACATAATGAGTTGCTTCCGGATTTTCCCAATATTTCAACATAACCGAGTAACCGCGTGTACATAATTCACCTGGAAGTCCTCGTTCTACAATTTCGCCAGTATCAGGATTAACAATTTTAATTTCTAAATGATCTTGAATGGTACCAACAGTACTCACTTGTTTTTCTAATGGAGCACCTATTAACGTTTGGGTTGAAACAGGAGAAGTTTCTGTCATTCCATAACAAATTGAAACTTCTTTCATGTACATTTTAGATTGTACTTGTTTCATAACTTCTACGGGACAAGGAGAACCTGCCATTACTCCTGTTCTTAAACTTTTTAAATTAAAAGAATCAAAATTTGGCAGTTGCAACTCGGCTATAAACATAGTTGGTACACCATAAAGCGAAGTACATTGTTCTTTTTCAACAGCTTCTAAAGTCAATTGAGGATCAAAACTTTCTGCAGGAATTACCATAGTTGCGCCTGATGTAGTACAAGCCAAATTTCCAATTACCATTCCAAAGCAATGATAAAATGGCACTGGAATACAAACTTTATCTTTTTCGGTGTAATTCAATCGTTTACCAATGAAATAACCATTATTTAAAATATTATGGTGAGACAAAGTAACACCTTTTGGAAAACCTGTTGTTCCCGAAGTATAATGAATATTAACCGGATCATCAAACTGAACTTTAGCTTCAACAGTTTCCAATTGTTCACCGGAAATAGAAGACGACAAAGCCATTAATTGTTCCCAATCTTGGTCTAAATACATGGTTTGCTTTAACTTTTTACAAAATTTCTCCGATTTTTTGACAATCTTTTTATAATCACTCGTTTTAAATTGTAAAGCAGAAATTAAAAACTTTGTTCCAGACTGGTTCAACACATAAATTAATTCATTGGAACGATAAGCGGGATTTATATTCACTAAAATAACACCAATTCGAGCTGTTGCATATTGTAATAATGTCCATTCAAATCGATTTGGTGACCAAATTCCTACTCTATCTCCTGAATCTATTCCCATTGCTAAAAGCGATTTTGCTAATTGAGTGGTTTGATCCCAAAATTCTTTGTAAGTAACCTTATAATTTTGTTGAAGTGAAACTAATGCAATATTATCGGGATAATTTTCAACCGTTCTTTTTAAGTTTTGTCCTATTGTTTCTCCTAGTAAAGGTGTTGAAGAAGGACCGCTTACGTATGAAATTGATGTCATCCTATTTTAATTTTTAAGGATAACAAATTTATAGTAATTTAACTAAGTTGCACAAATATTAACAGTTTTTATCCAATTACAATTATAAAAAATTAACTAAAATTCAAAACCATTAAATATATTCTCGCGCAAGCTTCTTTTTTTCAATTAGTTAAAGTCTGATTTAATTTTATTTATAAATCATATTCTTTTTTTAGGTAACTTTTGTTACATACACCTTATGTTTTAAAATCCTATCTTTACAGTATTAATTCTTTGAATAATTACAACTATAAAAAATGAAAGAAATTTTACAACAGGCTTACGGATATATTTTTGAAGAAGAACTTATTGATGAAATAAGTAAAGTTGCAGTTTATAAAGAATTTAAAGCCGATGACTATTTAATTGAAATTGGAGATTATATCAAAACAATGCCTTTATTATTAGAAGGCGCGATAAAGATTCTTCGCGAAGACGATAACGGAGATGAACTGTTGTTATACTTTTTAGAACGTGGCGATACTTGTGCCATGACTTTAACTTGTTGTATGGGACAATCTAAAAGTAAAATAAGAGCAATTGCCGAAACAGATGGTACTTTACTTATGATTCCTGTAGAAAAAATGGAAGAATGGTTAACCAAATATAAAACTTGGAGAAACTTTGTATTTGACAGCTATAATATACGTTTAAAAGAAATGCTAGAAGCTATAGATACATTAGCTTTTATGAACTTAGACGAAAGGTTGTATAAATATTTAACAGATAAAGCTAAAGTTATTGGTAATACAGAAATTAATAATACTCATCAGCAAATTGCATACGAAATGCATACGTCAAGAGTTGTTATTTCAAGATTATTGAAAGCACTAGAAATGCAAGGCAAAATTAAACTACACCGAAATAAAATTGAAATTCTAGAATTTTAATGGAACTACTTGGCTACATTGGAGCTTTATGCGTTGGATTAATTTTAGGTTTAACCGGAGGTGGTGGATCTATGCTTACAGTGCCAATATTGGTTTACATAATGTTTGTAAATCCTGTAACTGCAACAGCATATTCGCTGTTTATTGTAGGAACAACATCTATATTTGGAGCATTTCAAAATTTTAAAAAAGGTTATGTAGATATTAAAAAGGGATTACTTTTTGCGGTACCATCTTTCATAGGGGTTTATTTAACTAGGAGTTTTATTGTACCAAAAATTCCAAATGATATTATAACCATTTCAAATTTTACGTTAACAAAAGGTACTTTCTTAATGGTTTTTTTCGCTGTAATTATGTTTTTAGCAGCAATTTCAATGTTAAGAGAGAAAAATTCAACTAATACAGAAAACTTAACTAAAGAAGTACCAAACTCTGTAATTGTTTTACAAACTTTTTTAATTGGAGTCATTATTGGATTGGTTGGTGCTGGTGGCGGATTTTTAATTATTCCTTCACTTGTCTTTTTTGCAAAACTTCCTATGAAAAAAGCAATTGGCACATCGCTATTCATTATAGCAATCAATTCATTAATTGGTTTTTTAGGCGATGTTCAAAACATTCATATTGATTGGAATTTTTTACTAATCTTTACTTCAATTTCCATTTTAGGAATATTTATTGGAACTTATTTAAGTAAGTTTATCAATGAAAAACAACTTAAAAAGCTATTTGCAATCTTTGTTCTCATTATGGCTTTTGTTATCCTTTTTAAGGAATTATTGTAACAATTGTTACTATAAAAACAATAATTTTAAGTAACTTTGATACACAAATTTTTTATAAAAAATAGTTATGAAAATTGAACAAATATATACTGGGTGCATTGCCCATGCTGCTTATTATTTAGAAAATAACGGAGAAGCTGCAATTTTTGATCCGTTACGTGAAGTTCAACCTTATATTGATAGAGCAACAAAAGATAATGCTAAAATTAAATACATTTTCGAAACTCATTTCCATGCAGATTTCGTTTCGGGACATTTAGATTTAGCTAAAAAAACTGGTGCTCAAATTGTTTACGGTCCAACAGCAAAACCTAATTTTGAAGCTATTATTGCAGAAGACGGACAGGAGTTTAAAATTGGTAATTACACTATTAAAGCTTTACACACACCCGGACACACATTAGAGAGTACAACTTATTTACTGATTGATGAAAACGGAAAACAACACGGTATCATCACTGGGGATACTCTATTTATTGGAGATGTTGGTCGTCCCGATTTAGCTCAAAAATTAGTAGAAGATTTAACTCAAGATGTTTTAGCAGAAAAATTATATTACTCTTTACGCAATAAGATCATGCCTTTATCAGATGATTTAATTGTGTATCCAAATCACGGAGCAGGAAGTGCTTGTGGTAAGAACATGAGTAAAGAAACTACTGATACTTTAGGAAACCAAAAGAAAACAAATTATGCACTTCGTGCAGATATGACTTTAGAGGAATTTAAAAAAGAATTACTAGATGGTTTAACTCCTCCTCCAGCCTATTTCCCTCAAAATGTTTTGATGAATATTAAAGGATATGATAGTTTAGAGGATGTAATGGCAAAAGGAAATAAACCATTAACTCCAAAAGAATTTGAAACGGTTGCCAACCAAACCGAAGCATTAATTGTTGATGTTCGTCACGAAAATGATTTTGTTAAAGAACATATTCCAGGTTCTATTTTTATTGGTCTTCACGGACAATTTGCTCCATGGGTTGGCGCTTTAATAAAAGATGTAAAACAACCTATTTTATTAGTCGTTCCAGAAGGAAAAGAAGAAGAAACTATTATGCGTTTATCTCGTGTAGGATTTGATAATACTTTAGGGTATTTAAGTGGAGGAATTGAGGCTTGGAAAGATGCAGGCTTTGAAGTAGATTCTATATCTTCAGTTAGTCCAGATGAATTTGCAAATCACTACAAGGATGCTATTGTAATTGACGCAAGAAGACCAGGAGAGTTTACAGCAGAAAGAGTTGAAAATGCGGTAAATATTCCTTTAGATTATATCAATGATCATCTTGCTGAAATACCAAAAGAAGAAACTTTTTATGTGCATTGTGCTGGTGGATATCGTTCTGTAATTTGGGCTTCAATTATGAAAGCAAGAGGTTATCATAATATGATTAATGTTGAAAAAGGAATGAGCGGTATTAGAGAAACTTCAATTCCTTTAACAAATTATGTTTGTCCTTCTACACTAAAATAAAAGTAAGTACATATATGAAATCAAAATCAGGCAATTGCCTGATTTTTTTATGAAAAAATTAATATCAAATCTTTAATAAATAAGAGCAATATTGAATACATTTGCGTAAATTTTAAAAAACAATGAGAAAATTAACAATTTTATTTAGTGCCCTAATTACACTTGTTTCTTGTAACAAGAATTCAGATGGTTTTACCATCTCTGGAGAAGCTAATGGTGTAGGTAACGGTACAAAAGTATTTTTACAAGTACAAGGAGAAAACGAGCTTATTGCTAAAGATACTGTAACTGTAGAAAATGGTAAATTCACTTTTAATGGTGCTGCCGATTTGCCAGAATTAGGTTTCCTAACTATTGAAGGAAATAACGGAATTCCTTTCATTTTAGAAAATGGAGAAATTGTAATCAAATTCAACAAAGACTCAATCCAAAATACAAGCGTTGGTGGTACACCAGAAAATGAACTTTTTGAAAGTTTTTCTAAGAAAAACAAAGAAGTTAATGAGCGTATCAACAAATTTAAAAACGATAATGGTGAAAAATATATGACTGCTCAAACTAGCAATGATACTGCTACTATGAACGGTTTAATGAAACAATTGAATGTAATTCAAGACGAACTTAAAAACATCCCATTAGGCATCATTAAAAATAATCCAAAAACATATTTGAGCATTATTTTAACTCAAAATGCTTTAATGCAACAATTCATTACTTCACAAGAAGCACAAGAATTCTTTAATAATTTTGATAAAAAATTCGCTGAAACAAAAGCTTACAAATCATTAAATGATATTTTAAAAGCTGCTAATGCTGTAGAAGTTGGTAAAAAAGCTCCAGATTTCTCTGCTCCATCTCCAGAAGGCAAAACATTATCTTTAAAAGAATCATTAGGAAAAGTAACAATTATAGATTTTTGGGCTTCTTGGTGTGGACCATGTCGTATGGAAAATCCAAATGTTGTAGCTTTATACAATGAATTACATGCTAAAGGATTAAATATCATTGGTGTTTCTTTAGATAAAGACGAAGCAAAATGGAAAGAAGCTATTGCTAAAGATGGTTTAACTTGGAATCATGTATCTAATTTAAAGTTTTGGCAAGATCCAATTGCTGAAATGTATAATGTAAAAGCAATTCCAGCTACTTTTATTCTAGATGCAAATGGCGTTATTGTTGCCAAAGATTTAAGAGGTGAAGAACTAAGAAATAAAGTTGAAGAACTACTAAATAAATAGATTTTCTCTTAAAAATAAAAAAGCTCCGTAATGGAGCTTTTTTTATTTTTTTCATTACCAATTACTTATAAAATTTATTGAAAATTTATTGATTTTTCGTTTGCAACTAACAAAAACAATTCTATATTTGCAACCGCTTACAAGATAAGCACAGGCTGGGGAGATACTCAAGCGGCCAACGAGGGCAGACTGTAAATCTGCTGGTTTTCACCTTCGCAGGTTCGAATCCTGCTCTCCCCACAAAGAAAAAATCTCAGAATATGTTAAAAGTTTACTTTTATAAATATTTTGGGATTTTTTATTTGAGTAAGATTCATCTTACTCGGGATGAACGTAGTTAATCCTGCTCTCCCCACAAGATATAAATTAAAAAAAAGCTCAAGTTAAACTTGAGCTTTTTTATTTTTATAAACTTATGACTTTCTATAGTAATTCAAAAACAATGCTTACTGAAGTCGTAATCTCAATTTCTCCAATAGCTAATGTTTCTCTATTCATTCCTGCATCAGCAGATTCTGCTGCCATTGCATATGTTTTGTACATTGGTCTGGGATAATTCGCCTGCGTATTATCTGAAATTGTAATTGCCTTACCAACTTTTTGATTTAAAACTGATACAAAATCTTCTGCTTTCTTTTTAGCATCTAAAATAGCATCTTTTCTGGCTTGAGATTCTAATTCTTTAATTTTTGAAGATTTAAATTCTACATTCTGAATAGCATTAACACCAGCATCAACTAAATCCATCATTAAACCATCATACTTATTCAAATCTTTTAAATGAATAGAAATATTTTGACTCGCTTGAAATTGATTTTTCTTAGTATTATAATCATATGTTTTAAACAAAGAAACTCTTTCTGTTTGAAAATCTGCAACAGGAATTTTATGTTTCTTAATTACTTTTAAAACTTTATCTACAATTTCGTCGTTTTTCTTTTTTACTTCAGTAGCATCTTTACCTGAATTTTCTACACCAAATGAAATTATTGCCTCGTCAGGCGTTACTTTAATTTTTCCTTCACCAGTTACACTAATTGAAGGAACTTGCTTTACTTCTTGTGCTTGTACCATTGCTGTTATAAATGTTAGTACTAAAATTAACTTTTTCATATAATTATTTTTTTAGTTTGAACTTTTACAATAACAATGCCAAACTACAGCTTGTTTTTCTTTTGAAGGTAAAATAAAATAACTATTGGTATTAAAACTAAAACCACAATTAGGGATTCATTATAAATAATACTTGGATCTTTTATTAGTGTTATTACATAACCTCCTATTGCACCTCCAAAATGAGCTGTATGTCCAATGTTATCGGTTCTTGATTTCATGCCATAAATTGAATACAACAAATATCCTATTCCAAAAATATAACCTGGAATGGGTAACACATAGAAAAGTAAAATTTGCATTTCAGGATATAATAAAATTGAACTATATATTATACCTGAAACTGCACCTGAAGCTCCAACTGCTCTATAGTAATATTCATCTTTATGAATGAACAATGTAAGTAAACTACCCGCTAATAAACTCCCAAAATAAATAACTAAAAAATAAGCGCTATCAAATTGATTGATTACAACAGGTGCAAAAAAATAAAGTGTAAGCATGTTAAAAGCCAAATGAGCTATATCTACATGTAAAAAACCAGAAGTTAACATTCTTATTTGATCTCCTGCTTTAATACTTCCTATATGAAACTCGTATTTTCTAAAAAAACTTTGGTCGTCGAAACCTTTTAAACTTGCTAAGACATTTGCAATAATTAATACGATAAGAACTAAACTCATACTCTTAAATTTTAGTAAAATTACAAATACAAAACAGATTTATAAAGTATATTTGTAAAAATAAAATTACATGCAGCGAATAGCTTTTTATTTAGTTTATGCTTTTTTATGGCTAATTTCTATATTGCCATTTCCTATATTTTACTTTGTATCCGATTGTATTTTTGTTCTAATTTATTATATCATTGGATATCGTAAAAAAACAGTTCGATCAAACATACAGCTTACATTACCTCATCTTTCTAAAAAAGAACAATTAGAAGTTGAAAAGAAGTTTTACAGACATATGTGTGATATGTTTATGGAAATGATTAAAACGATGTCTATTTCGAAAAAAGAAATTCAAAAACGTTTTGTTTTTAAAAATATTGAATTATTCCATGAATTTGAAAATAAAAACAAAAGTATCATTCTTTTTTATGCGCATTATGCCAGCTGGGAATGGTCTCCAACACTAGGTTTTTATACAAAATTTAAAGGATATGGTATTTATAAAAAAATTAGAAATCCATATTTTGATAAAATGGTTAGAGATATTCGTTCTAAATTTGGAGCTACTTTAATTGATACTAGAGCAACTACTAAAACTGTAACAGAGAATCAGCATAAGGGGATTCTTGGTGTTTATGGTTTCATTAGTGATCAAACTCCTGCGAAACAAAAAGCTAAATATTGGGACACTTTTATGGGACATGAAGTACCTATTCATACTGGTGGTGAAAGTTTAGCTAGAAGCTTAGATATGAATGTTCTTTATATGAAAGTAAGCAAGGTAAAGAGAGGTTATTATGAAGCAACATTTATTCCTATTACTGACAATATAAAAGCTGAACCTGAATTTGAAGTTTCTAAAAAATTCATTAGAGAAGTAGAAAAACAAATTTATGAAGCACCAGAATATTACTTTTGGACACACAAACGTTGGAAACATAAAAAAGCTCAGTAATTACTGAGCTTTTTTTATTAAAATTGGAACCAACTATCTACTTTTTCTTGAATTGTATTTTGTTGGCTTATGTGCGTAAATTCATTTGTTTTATTACTATATGTATAATCTTTACTCCATTCTTTAAAATTTGAAGCTAAATCAAGAATAGCATTACAAACATATTCGATTTCTTTATTAGTTGTTGTAGGATGAATTGACATTCTAATCCAACCTGGTTTCTTCTCTAAATCACCATCTGAAATTTGACAAACAATAGAATTAGAAGTTTCCTGATCTACATGCAATAAATAATGACCGTAAGTTCCTGCGCAACTACAACCGCCACGTGTTTGAA from Flavobacterium haoranii encodes:
- a CDS encoding AMP-binding protein; this translates as MTSISYVSGPSSTPLLGETIGQNLKRTVENYPDNIALVSLQQNYKVTYKEFWDQTTQLAKSLLAMGIDSGDRVGIWSPNRFEWTLLQYATARIGVILVNINPAYRSNELIYVLNQSGTKFLISALQFKTSDYKKIVKKSEKFCKKLKQTMYLDQDWEQLMALSSSISGEQLETVEAKVQFDDPVNIHYTSGTTGFPKGVTLSHHNILNNGYFIGKRLNYTEKDKVCIPVPFYHCFGMVIGNLACTTSGATMVIPAESFDPQLTLEAVEKEQCTSLYGVPTMFIAELQLPNFDSFNLKSLRTGVMAGSPCPVEVMKQVQSKMYMKEVSICYGMTETSPVSTQTLIGAPLEKQVSTVGTIQDHLEIKIVNPDTGEIVERGLPGELCTRGYSVMLKYWENPEATHYVLDDAGWMHSGDLAVMDEEGYINIAGRIKDVIIRGGENISPREIEEFLYTHDLIEDVQVIGVPSEKFGEEIMAWVKLKANVELSQDELLQFCKDQIAHYKVPKFWKFVDTFPMTITGKIRKVEMREISIKELGLEDLLKIKTS
- a CDS encoding Crp/Fnr family transcriptional regulator, producing MKEILQQAYGYIFEEELIDEISKVAVYKEFKADDYLIEIGDYIKTMPLLLEGAIKILREDDNGDELLLYFLERGDTCAMTLTCCMGQSKSKIRAIAETDGTLLMIPVEKMEEWLTKYKTWRNFVFDSYNIRLKEMLEAIDTLAFMNLDERLYKYLTDKAKVIGNTEINNTHQQIAYEMHTSRVVISRLLKALEMQGKIKLHRNKIEILEF
- a CDS encoding sulfite exporter TauE/SafE family protein: MELLGYIGALCVGLILGLTGGGGSMLTVPILVYIMFVNPVTATAYSLFIVGTTSIFGAFQNFKKGYVDIKKGLLFAVPSFIGVYLTRSFIVPKIPNDIITISNFTLTKGTFLMVFFAVIMFLAAISMLREKNSTNTENLTKEVPNSVIVLQTFLIGVIIGLVGAGGGFLIIPSLVFFAKLPMKKAIGTSLFIIAINSLIGFLGDVQNIHIDWNFLLIFTSISILGIFIGTYLSKFINEKQLKKLFAIFVLIMAFVILFKELL
- a CDS encoding MBL fold metallo-hydrolase; this encodes MKIEQIYTGCIAHAAYYLENNGEAAIFDPLREVQPYIDRATKDNAKIKYIFETHFHADFVSGHLDLAKKTGAQIVYGPTAKPNFEAIIAEDGQEFKIGNYTIKALHTPGHTLESTTYLLIDENGKQHGIITGDTLFIGDVGRPDLAQKLVEDLTQDVLAEKLYYSLRNKIMPLSDDLIVYPNHGAGSACGKNMSKETTDTLGNQKKTNYALRADMTLEEFKKELLDGLTPPPAYFPQNVLMNIKGYDSLEDVMAKGNKPLTPKEFETVANQTEALIVDVRHENDFVKEHIPGSIFIGLHGQFAPWVGALIKDVKQPILLVVPEGKEEETIMRLSRVGFDNTLGYLSGGIEAWKDAGFEVDSISSVSPDEFANHYKDAIVIDARRPGEFTAERVENAVNIPLDYINDHLAEIPKEETFYVHCAGGYRSVIWASIMKARGYHNMINVEKGMSGIRETSIPLTNYVCPSTLK
- a CDS encoding TlpA disulfide reductase family protein, which translates into the protein MRKLTILFSALITLVSCNKNSDGFTISGEANGVGNGTKVFLQVQGENELIAKDTVTVENGKFTFNGAADLPELGFLTIEGNNGIPFILENGEIVIKFNKDSIQNTSVGGTPENELFESFSKKNKEVNERINKFKNDNGEKYMTAQTSNDTATMNGLMKQLNVIQDELKNIPLGIIKNNPKTYLSIILTQNALMQQFITSQEAQEFFNNFDKKFAETKAYKSLNDILKAANAVEVGKKAPDFSAPSPEGKTLSLKESLGKVTIIDFWASWCGPCRMENPNVVALYNELHAKGLNIIGVSLDKDEAKWKEAIAKDGLTWNHVSNLKFWQDPIAEMYNVKAIPATFILDANGVIVAKDLRGEELRNKVEELLNK
- a CDS encoding SIMPL domain-containing protein produces the protein MKKLILVLTFITAMVQAQEVKQVPSISVTGEGKIKVTPDEAIISFGVENSGKDATEVKKKNDEIVDKVLKVIKKHKIPVADFQTERVSLFKTYDYNTKKNQFQASQNISIHLKDLNKYDGLMMDLVDAGVNAIQNVEFKSSKIKELESQARKDAILDAKKKAEDFVSVLNQKVGKAITISDNTQANYPRPMYKTYAMAAESADAGMNRETLAIGEIEITTSVSIVFELL
- a CDS encoding rhomboid family intramembrane serine protease, which gives rise to MSLVLIVLIIANVLASLKGFDDQSFFRKYEFHIGSIKAGDQIRMLTSGFLHVDIAHLAFNMLTLYFFAPVVINQFDSAYFLVIYFGSLLAGSLLTLFIHKDEYYYRAVGASGAVSGIIYSSILLYPEMQILLFYVLPIPGYIFGIGYLLYSIYGMKSRTDNIGHTAHFGGAIGGYVITLIKDPSIIYNESLIVVLVLIPIVILFYLQKKNKL
- a CDS encoding lysophospholipid acyltransferase family protein encodes the protein MQRIAFYLVYAFLWLISILPFPIFYFVSDCIFVLIYYIIGYRKKTVRSNIQLTLPHLSKKEQLEVEKKFYRHMCDMFMEMIKTMSISKKEIQKRFVFKNIELFHEFENKNKSIILFYAHYASWEWSPTLGFYTKFKGYGIYKKIRNPYFDKMVRDIRSKFGATLIDTRATTKTVTENQHKGILGVYGFISDQTPAKQKAKYWDTFMGHEVPIHTGGESLARSLDMNVLYMKVSKVKRGYYEATFIPITDNIKAEPEFEVSKKFIREVEKQIYEAPEYYFWTHKRWKHKKAQ